From Streptomyces cyaneogriseus subsp. noncyanogenus, the proteins below share one genomic window:
- a CDS encoding exopolysaccharide biosynthesis polyprenyl glycosylphosphotransferase, which produces MTAESTVPSPAGQPRDLALSPLRILPPRTRGGGSALPARRPAARPASRLPLLATDGTAALLGSLTLTGAADRPLLAAPLVAATLLLRPRELASVPAGVLDELPSVCGRIAVAWLALAALLAAYAPHQALSADSLLLGFTVQAAAGCAGRGAVHWRRRTALRDRPRAALVIGPAGVAQRVAAAVLRHPRCGVRPVGVVTGGPFGSSPLGGPGTGAAGLPVLGTEEEVRRAVARDGVREVLVVHPSVRTRQAPLLRALAASGCAVWEVDPRSPSSGSRDEIAGFSRRRLEAGAGRPGGALGKRVLDVVVSGVLLLAAGPLLLACAAVLRVSQGPGVVFRQVRVGQDGQPFTLLKFRTHRPVDEHESATRWSVADERRMPWFCRFLRRTSLDELLQLWNVFRGDMSLVGPRPERPYFVTKFSETYPGYAARHRMPAGITGLAQIHGLRGDTSIEDRARFDNAYIDNWSLWQDVCILLRTAVTLVRPTGS; this is translated from the coding sequence GTGACCGCGGAAAGCACCGTCCCCTCTCCCGCCGGGCAACCGCGGGACCTGGCACTCTCTCCTCTCCGTATCCTGCCGCCGCGCACGCGCGGGGGCGGGTCCGCGCTTCCCGCCCGGCGCCCCGCGGCGCGGCCCGCCTCCCGGCTGCCGCTGCTCGCCACGGACGGCACCGCGGCCCTGCTGGGCTCCCTGACGCTCACCGGTGCGGCGGACCGCCCGCTGCTCGCGGCCCCGCTGGTGGCGGCGACGCTGCTGCTGCGTCCGCGTGAGCTCGCCTCCGTACCGGCCGGTGTCCTGGACGAACTGCCCTCGGTGTGCGGCCGGATCGCCGTTGCCTGGCTCGCGCTGGCCGCGCTGCTGGCGGCGTACGCCCCGCACCAGGCGCTGTCCGCCGACAGCCTGCTGCTCGGCTTCACCGTGCAGGCGGCGGCGGGCTGCGCGGGCCGCGGCGCGGTGCACTGGCGGCGCCGTACGGCGCTGCGCGACCGGCCGCGCGCCGCGCTCGTCATCGGGCCGGCCGGGGTGGCGCAGCGCGTGGCCGCGGCGGTGCTGCGCCATCCGCGCTGCGGGGTGCGCCCGGTGGGTGTGGTGACCGGCGGGCCGTTCGGGTCCTCCCCGCTCGGCGGGCCCGGGACGGGCGCCGCGGGGCTGCCCGTGCTGGGCACGGAGGAGGAGGTCCGGCGGGCGGTCGCCCGGGACGGGGTGCGGGAGGTGCTGGTGGTGCATCCCTCGGTACGGACGCGGCAGGCGCCGCTGCTGCGGGCGCTCGCCGCGTCCGGCTGCGCGGTCTGGGAGGTCGACCCGCGGTCCCCGTCCTCGGGGAGCCGCGACGAGATCGCCGGGTTCTCCCGCCGCCGGCTGGAGGCGGGGGCGGGGCGGCCGGGCGGCGCCCTGGGCAAGCGGGTGCTGGACGTGGTGGTGTCCGGGGTGCTGCTGCTGGCGGCCGGTCCGCTGCTGCTGGCGTGCGCGGCGGTGCTGCGGGTCAGCCAGGGGCCGGGGGTGGTCTTCCGGCAGGTGCGCGTCGGCCAGGACGGGCAGCCGTTCACACTGCTGAAGTTCCGCACCCACCGGCCGGTGGACGAGCACGAGTCGGCGACCCGGTGGAGTGTGGCGGACGAGCGGCGGATGCCGTGGTTCTGCCGCTTCCTGCGCCGCACCTCGCTGGACGAGCTGCTCCAGTTGTGGAACGTGTTCCGCGGCGACATGAGCCTGGTCGGGCCGCGGCCCGAACGCCCCTACTTCGTCACCAAGTTCAGCGAGACCTATCCCGGCTACGCGGCCCGGCACCGGATGCCGGCCGGCATCACCGGGCTCGCCCAGATCCACGGGCTGCGCGGTGACACCTCCATCGAGGACCGGGCCCGCTTCGACAACGCCTACATCGACAACTGGTCGCTGTGGCAGGACGTCTGCATCCTGCTGCGCACGGCCGTCACCCTCGTGCGCCCCACCGGGAGCTGA
- a CDS encoding O-antigen ligase family protein — protein sequence MSHALPPHRPAHRCPPGPGARALPPVLAVVAVIALLAVEFAPGGAGGPHPADAASALVVVYCAARLARDRRRPLTRAAALVLALPVAGIALAALHAPSPAAGLTGLGRYLQVFVLLPAAVALLVRERRDVRLLAWSLVGLALWQGAVGVHQYATATGASYQGEPVRAVGTFGPQDVMGMATVVSLGLVAALGLALGHAPVRQRVVAAGCAVALLPPLAVSFSRGAWIATAVACVAQLLLAGVRRALVVGAGVAACAVVLVGGLGLGTAMLQERLDSITRVADAPDQSVTDRYALWAAAGDMWRERPLTGVGLKGFPEHRDTHASLALSSGSDTEGAGAAFRRQPLLSPHNMYLLILAEQGLTGLLAFAGSWLALLVCGVRGVRRSGAAARDCGLVACGLLVWQLTDFAYADIGGPSTVLTAVSLGLAAWWAVGGGEDGGAAGPVTDGGASAASGPGAGGGGSPATGPGAGGEGGDRATAGAAGVCREGAAAGGAGSLGARSAGAGTREAPAR from the coding sequence GTGAGCCACGCGCTGCCCCCGCACCGGCCCGCGCACCGGTGCCCGCCCGGCCCCGGCGCGCGGGCGCTGCCGCCCGTCCTGGCCGTGGTCGCCGTGATCGCGCTGCTCGCGGTGGAGTTCGCGCCGGGCGGGGCGGGCGGGCCGCATCCCGCCGACGCGGCCTCCGCGCTGGTCGTGGTGTACTGCGCGGCCCGGCTGGCGCGGGACCGGCGGCGCCCCCTGACCCGTGCGGCGGCCCTGGTGCTCGCCCTGCCCGTGGCCGGGATCGCCCTGGCCGCCCTGCACGCGCCGTCCCCCGCCGCCGGGCTGACCGGGCTGGGCCGCTACCTCCAGGTCTTCGTGCTGCTCCCGGCGGCCGTCGCCCTGCTGGTGCGCGAGCGGCGCGACGTACGGCTGCTGGCCTGGTCGCTGGTGGGGCTGGCGCTGTGGCAGGGGGCGGTCGGCGTGCACCAGTACGCCACCGCGACCGGCGCCTCGTACCAGGGGGAGCCGGTCCGGGCGGTGGGGACCTTCGGGCCGCAGGACGTGATGGGGATGGCGACGGTCGTCTCCCTGGGGCTGGTGGCGGCGCTCGGTCTCGCGCTGGGCCACGCGCCGGTGCGGCAGCGGGTCGTGGCCGCCGGATGCGCGGTGGCGCTGCTGCCGCCGCTCGCGGTCTCCTTCAGCCGGGGGGCGTGGATCGCCACGGCGGTGGCGTGCGTGGCGCAACTGCTGCTGGCCGGGGTGCGGCGGGCGCTGGTGGTGGGGGCGGGCGTGGCCGCCTGCGCGGTCGTCCTGGTGGGCGGGCTGGGGCTCGGCACGGCGATGCTCCAGGAGCGTCTGGACAGCATCACCCGGGTCGCGGACGCCCCCGACCAGTCGGTCACCGACCGGTACGCCCTGTGGGCGGCGGCCGGCGACATGTGGCGCGAGCGGCCGCTGACCGGCGTCGGGCTCAAGGGCTTCCCCGAACACCGGGACACGCACGCCTCCCTCGCGCTGTCCTCGGGCAGCGACACCGAGGGCGCGGGCGCGGCCTTCCGCAGGCAGCCGCTGCTCTCGCCGCACAACATGTACCTGCTCATCCTCGCCGAACAGGGCCTGACCGGGCTGCTCGCGTTCGCCGGGAGCTGGCTCGCGCTGCTGGTGTGCGGGGTGCGCGGGGTCAGGCGCAGCGGCGCCGCCGCGCGGGACTGCGGGCTGGTCGCGTGCGGGCTGCTGGTGTGGCAGCTGACCGACTTCGCCTACGCCGACATCGGCGGGCCGTCGACCGTGCTGACCGCCGTGAGCCTCGGGCTGGCCGCCTGGTGGGCGGTCGGCGGCGGCGAGGACGGGGGCGCCGCGGGACCGGTCACGGACGGCGGGGCGAGTGCCGCGAGCGGACCCGGTGCCGGTGGCGGGGGGAGCCCGGCGACGGGACCCGGCGCGGGCGGAGAGGGAGGGGACAGGGCCACGGCGGGGGCGGCGGGGGTCTGCCGTGAGGGGGCCGCGGCGGGCGGTGCCGGGAGCCTCGGCGCCCGGTCCGCCGGGGCCGGGACGCGGGAGGCACCGGCGCGATGA
- a CDS encoding lipid II flippase MurJ, with translation MTVTPPRAGGAAAVPAARTAAAPDAAGGERAAGSPRFLARAALLTAALSVAASVLGLARDQALARLFGAGSETDAFLVAWTVPEFAATLLIEDGLAFALIPMFSLALARRARGAPGDPVRALVTTTLPRLALAFSTVAALAVVLAPQLVRALAPGLPGHALAVECTRLTATCVLSFGLAGYCSAALRAHRRFLAPAAIYLAYNTGIITAMVVLGGRLGVRSAAVGVAAGGCLMVAAQLPSLLRQLRRPDDTGRPEAAADDGACPPALALFATVLLFALCRQSQVLIERFLAAGLPAGAISHLNYAQKVAQIPMTLSLMLCTVTFPVVARALAEGDTARARARVERDVALAACVVLLGAATVVACAPQIVEVLFQRGAFTAGDTAATAGVMRVYALGLLGQTVVGALARSYFSAGRASWYPLGAMAVGVAATAAIGACAAGPWGATGIAAANAAGITVTAALLLAGMGERSVPIRVRRVLAGLGGPVGAAAGATAAGALAAGRCGPPALGLLVGAVTVTAVFVLLGRVLGVQGIAPAAGFLRSVVSRRLPHDCFPRSHRFQRLHRFQRLLHYLRFLRFRRLLRSLRSLGFHRFR, from the coding sequence ATGACGGTGACGCCTCCCCGGGCCGGCGGTGCGGCGGCGGTGCCGGCCGCCCGGACCGCGGCCGCGCCGGACGCCGCCGGCGGCGAACGGGCCGCCGGCTCCCCGCGCTTCCTCGCCCGCGCGGCCCTGCTCACCGCCGCCCTGTCCGTCGCCGCCTCCGTCCTCGGCCTCGCCCGGGACCAGGCGCTGGCCCGGTTGTTCGGGGCGGGGAGCGAGACGGACGCGTTCCTGGTGGCGTGGACGGTGCCCGAGTTCGCCGCCACGCTGCTGATCGAGGACGGGCTGGCCTTCGCGCTGATCCCGATGTTCAGCCTGGCCCTGGCCCGCCGCGCGCGGGGCGCTCCGGGCGACCCGGTCCGCGCCCTGGTCACCACCACCCTGCCCCGGCTGGCGCTCGCCTTCTCCACGGTCGCCGCGCTGGCCGTCGTCCTCGCGCCCCAACTGGTCCGGGCCCTCGCCCCGGGCCTGCCCGGCCACGCCCTCGCCGTGGAGTGCACCCGGCTCACCGCGACCTGTGTACTGAGCTTCGGCCTGGCCGGATACTGCTCCGCCGCCCTGCGGGCCCACCGCCGGTTCCTGGCACCGGCGGCCATCTACCTCGCCTACAACACCGGCATCATCACCGCGATGGTGGTGCTCGGCGGCCGGCTGGGCGTGCGGTCGGCGGCGGTGGGCGTCGCGGCGGGCGGCTGCCTGATGGTGGCGGCCCAGCTTCCGTCGCTGCTGCGTCAGCTACGGCGGCCGGACGACACCGGGCGGCCGGAGGCGGCGGCGGACGACGGGGCGTGCCCGCCGGCCCTCGCCCTCTTCGCCACCGTGCTGCTCTTCGCGCTGTGCCGCCAGTCCCAGGTGCTCATCGAACGGTTCCTCGCCGCCGGGCTGCCCGCCGGTGCCATCTCGCATCTCAACTACGCGCAGAAGGTCGCCCAGATCCCGATGACGCTGTCGCTGATGCTGTGCACGGTCACCTTCCCGGTGGTGGCGCGGGCCCTGGCCGAGGGCGACACCGCGCGGGCCCGCGCCCGGGTGGAGCGGGACGTGGCGCTGGCCGCGTGCGTGGTCCTGCTGGGCGCGGCCACGGTGGTGGCCTGCGCCCCGCAGATCGTCGAGGTGCTCTTCCAGCGGGGCGCGTTCACCGCCGGGGACACCGCGGCGACCGCGGGCGTCATGCGCGTGTACGCCCTGGGGCTGCTCGGCCAGACCGTGGTGGGCGCGCTGGCCCGCTCGTACTTCTCGGCGGGCCGGGCCAGTTGGTACCCGCTCGGCGCGATGGCCGTCGGCGTCGCGGCCACCGCCGCCATCGGCGCGTGCGCCGCCGGCCCCTGGGGCGCGACGGGCATCGCCGCGGCCAACGCGGCCGGCATCACCGTGACCGCCGCGCTGCTGCTCGCCGGGATGGGCGAGCGGAGCGTCCCCATCCGCGTGCGGCGCGTCCTGGCCGGGCTGGGCGGGCCGGTGGGGGCGGCGGCGGGCGCCACCGCGGCGGGTGCGCTGGCCGCGGGCCGGTGCGGGCCGCCCGCCCTCGGCCTCCTCGTAGGGGCCGTGACCGTCACGGCCGTCTTCGTCCTGCTCGGCCGGGTCCTGGGCGTCCAGGGCATCGCGCCCGCCGCCGGTTTCCTCCGTTCCGTCGTCTCCCGAAGGCTCCCGCATGACTGCTTCCCTCGATCCCACCGGTTCCAGCGGCTCCACCGGTTCCAGCGACTCCTGCACTACCTGCGGTTCCTGCGATTCCGCCGGCTCCTCCGGTCCCTCCGGTCCCTCGGGTTCCACCGGTTCCGCTGA
- a CDS encoding polysaccharide deacetylase family protein, whose translation MYHSVGDCSDDPYRITVTPGRLDAQLAWLRRRGLRGVSLGELLAARARGEGRDLVGLTFDDGYADFAEHALPVLRRRGCGATLFVLPGRLGGVNDWDPLGPRKPLLTADGIRRAAAEGVEIGSHGLTHVDLTRADDATLRAEVARSRELLTELTGTPVAGFCYPYGTVDRRAADAVRDAGYAYGCAIDPGPLTGPYALPRVHVGQRDTAVRLLLKTRLHRLRRRAAEGI comes from the coding sequence ATGTACCACTCCGTCGGCGACTGCTCCGACGACCCGTACCGGATCACGGTCACGCCCGGCCGGCTCGACGCGCAGCTGGCCTGGCTGCGGCGGCGCGGGCTGCGCGGGGTGTCCCTGGGCGAGCTGCTCGCCGCGCGCGCCCGGGGCGAGGGCCGGGACCTGGTCGGCCTGACCTTCGACGACGGGTACGCCGACTTCGCCGAGCACGCGCTGCCGGTGCTGCGGCGCCGGGGATGCGGGGCCACCCTGTTCGTCCTGCCGGGCCGCCTCGGCGGTGTCAACGACTGGGACCCGCTGGGCCCGCGCAAGCCGCTGCTGACCGCCGACGGCATCCGGCGGGCCGCCGCCGAGGGCGTGGAGATCGGGTCGCACGGACTGACCCACGTGGACCTGACGCGGGCGGACGACGCCACCCTGCGCGCCGAGGTGGCTCGGAGCAGGGAGCTGCTCACCGAGCTGACCGGCACACCGGTCGCCGGGTTCTGCTACCCGTACGGCACGGTCGACCGGCGGGCCGCCGACGCCGTACGGGACGCCGGGTACGCCTACGGCTGCGCCATCGACCCGGGCCCGCTGACCGGACCGTACGCCCTGCCGCGGGTGCACGTCGGGCAGCGGGACACCGCCGTGCGGCTGCTGCTGAAGACGCGGCTGCACCGGCTGCGCCGGCGCGCGGCGGAGGGGATCTGA
- a CDS encoding glycosyltransferase, protein MKVLHVITGLGVGGAEQQLRLLLRHLPARCEVVTLTHPGPVADGLRADGVPVVHLGMTGNRDLSALPRLTRLVRAGRYDLVHTHLYRACLYGRLAARLAGVRAVVATEHSLGETQTEGRPLTAGVRALYLAGERLGSTTVAVSPTVAARLRRWGVPASRIEVVPNGIDLARFRFDPVRRHRTRRRLGLPDDAFVVGGIGRLVPGKRFDVLVRALARLPGDCRLLLVGGGPDEHVLRREARRAGVADRVLLTGERPGLPDGSPGPDLPSLACAMDVLASPSPEEAFGLAAVEGLASGLPVLYAACPALEDLPPHTAPAARRVPCGDEEFGRALAEVRAAGPGPRTAPEAARHYCITRSAARLMDVYATALARQSLSPAPQGVSSA, encoded by the coding sequence GTGAAGGTCCTGCACGTCATCACGGGCCTCGGCGTCGGCGGCGCCGAGCAGCAGCTACGGCTGCTGCTGCGCCACCTTCCCGCGCGGTGCGAGGTGGTGACGCTCACCCACCCGGGCCCGGTCGCCGACGGCCTCCGCGCCGACGGGGTGCCGGTCGTCCACCTCGGCATGACCGGCAACCGCGACCTGTCCGCGCTGCCGCGCCTGACCCGTCTCGTCCGCGCCGGCCGCTACGACCTCGTGCACACCCACCTCTACCGGGCCTGCCTCTACGGCCGCCTCGCCGCGCGCCTGGCGGGCGTCCGCGCGGTCGTCGCCACCGAGCACTCCCTGGGCGAGACGCAGACGGAGGGCCGCCCGCTGACCGCGGGGGTGCGCGCCCTGTACCTGGCCGGGGAGCGGCTGGGCTCCACCACGGTCGCCGTCTCCCCCACCGTCGCCGCCCGGCTGCGGCGCTGGGGCGTGCCCGCCTCCCGGATCGAGGTCGTCCCCAACGGCATCGACCTGGCCCGCTTCCGCTTCGACCCGGTCCGGCGGCACCGCACCCGGCGCCGGCTGGGGCTGCCCGACGACGCGTTCGTCGTGGGCGGCATCGGCCGGCTCGTCCCCGGCAAGCGGTTCGACGTCCTCGTCCGCGCCCTGGCCCGGCTGCCCGGCGACTGCCGGCTGCTGCTGGTCGGCGGCGGCCCCGACGAACACGTGCTGCGGCGCGAGGCCCGCCGGGCCGGGGTCGCCGACCGGGTGCTGCTCACCGGGGAACGCCCCGGCCTCCCCGACGGCTCCCCGGGCCCCGACCTGCCGTCGCTGGCCTGCGCGATGGACGTGCTCGCCTCGCCGTCCCCGGAGGAGGCGTTCGGGCTGGCCGCGGTGGAGGGCCTGGCCTCGGGGCTGCCGGTGCTGTACGCCGCCTGCCCGGCGCTGGAGGACCTGCCCCCGCACACCGCGCCCGCCGCCCGGCGCGTCCCCTGCGGCGACGAGGAGTTCGGCCGCGCCCTGGCCGAGGTCCGCGCGGCGGGTCCCGGCCCGCGCACGGCACCGGAGGCCGCCCGCCACTACTGCATCACCCGCAGCGCCGCCCGGCTGATGGACGTGTACGCCACCGCCCTGGCGCGGCAGTCGTTGTCCCCGGCACCCCAGGGAGTCAGCTCCGCATGA
- a CDS encoding lipopolysaccharide biosynthesis protein, whose product MTENVTENVTENMTDDWNENRSAPRTGGGVRGAGATGTGTALPALSAAPAAARPRATVRARARSLPPWSVLAACTLAGGLLGGGYGLVRTPAYTATSYVVAVPARAADPASALGFAQAYGRVAAQVAVLADAQMAAGVPAATLKRSVRTATSPDAPMVAVSATSHRPDLAADMANAVSEALTRHAGNASGSTHVTLRSFARATRPTEPSSAPAALTGLVGASAGGLLGGLALLVRPRRATGDPGRAAAVPAPATAADVRGQL is encoded by the coding sequence ATGACCGAGAACGTGACCGAGAACGTGACCGAGAACATGACCGACGACTGGAACGAGAACAGGTCCGCGCCCCGGACCGGCGGCGGCGTGCGGGGGGCCGGCGCCACCGGAACCGGCACCGCGCTCCCGGCCCTCTCCGCCGCACCCGCCGCCGCCCGCCCCCGCGCCACCGTCCGGGCCCGCGCCAGGTCCCTGCCGCCCTGGTCGGTCCTGGCGGCCTGCACCCTGGCCGGCGGCCTGCTCGGCGGCGGCTACGGCCTGGTCAGAACACCGGCCTACACGGCGACGAGTTACGTCGTCGCCGTCCCGGCGCGGGCCGCCGACCCGGCGTCCGCGCTGGGCTTCGCCCAGGCTTACGGCCGGGTCGCCGCACAGGTGGCGGTGCTCGCCGACGCCCAGATGGCGGCGGGCGTACCGGCCGCGACGCTGAAGCGGAGCGTACGGACGGCGACCTCGCCGGACGCGCCGATGGTCGCGGTCAGCGCCACCTCCCACCGGCCCGATCTGGCCGCCGACATGGCCAACGCCGTCTCCGAGGCGCTGACCCGGCACGCGGGCAACGCCTCCGGCTCCACCCACGTCACCCTCCGCTCGTTCGCCCGCGCCACCCGGCCCACCGAGCCGTCCTCGGCCCCGGCCGCCCTGACCGGTCTGGTCGGCGCGAGCGCGGGCGGCCTGCTCGGCGGGCTCGCGCTGCTGGTGCGGCCGCGCCGGGCCACCGGCGATCCCGGCCGGGCCGCCGCCGTACCGGCGCCCGCCACCGCCGCCGACGTGCGCGGGCAGTTGTGA
- a CDS encoding GNAT family N-acetyltransferase, whose product MTHPAYTTELVTGERAFAALAPEWSRLHRRCATATPFQSHAWLHSWWLSYGRRGRLRLVLVREGGELAAAAPLMRVRRPLPALVPLGGCLSDYGDVLVDDERGDAAVAALTDALYTAARTALVDLREVRPGGAAERVHDRWRGPRRRLGDSLCLELPAAPMAELVARLPSAKAQQRVRAKLRKLDALGVKSRAVLPEEVDAALGRLLELHRLQWQGRKVTGEHLRPRFREHLVRAVGPMVRSGDAVVTEFRMADEVVAVDVTLRSPALAGGYLYGAHPRLRECRADVAVMLLDACGRHVTGGERTGGTLSLLRGNEPYKHHWRPEPVVNRRLLLARRRTAPLLAAAAGGDAARRRGKEALRRWRERGGGGGP is encoded by the coding sequence GTGACGCACCCGGCGTACACCACCGAACTGGTCACCGGCGAGCGTGCCTTCGCCGCGCTGGCACCCGAGTGGTCCCGGCTGCACCGGCGGTGCGCGACGGCGACCCCGTTCCAGAGCCACGCCTGGCTGCACTCGTGGTGGCTGTCGTACGGCCGTCGCGGCCGGCTGCGGCTGGTGCTGGTCCGGGAGGGCGGCGAACTGGCCGCCGCGGCGCCGCTGATGCGGGTGCGGCGCCCGCTCCCGGCGCTGGTGCCGCTCGGCGGGTGTCTCTCCGACTACGGGGACGTGCTGGTGGACGACGAGCGCGGGGACGCGGCCGTGGCCGCGCTCACCGACGCCCTGTACACCGCCGCCCGCACCGCCCTGGTCGACCTGCGCGAAGTCCGGCCCGGCGGCGCGGCCGAGCGCGTCCACGACCGCTGGCGCGGGCCGCGGCGCCGGCTGGGCGACTCGCTGTGCCTGGAGCTGCCCGCCGCGCCCATGGCCGAACTGGTCGCCCGGCTGCCGTCGGCGAAGGCGCAGCAACGGGTCCGCGCCAAGCTGCGCAAGCTGGACGCCCTCGGGGTGAAGAGCCGCGCCGTCCTGCCGGAGGAGGTGGACGCGGCCCTGGGGCGGCTGCTGGAGCTGCACCGGTTGCAGTGGCAGGGGCGCAAGGTGACGGGCGAGCATCTGAGGCCGCGCTTCCGCGAGCATCTGGTGCGGGCCGTGGGGCCGATGGTCCGCTCGGGGGACGCGGTGGTCACCGAGTTCCGGATGGCCGACGAGGTGGTGGCCGTGGACGTCACCCTGCGGTCGCCGGCGCTCGCGGGCGGCTATCTCTACGGCGCCCATCCCCGGCTGCGGGAGTGCAGGGCGGACGTGGCCGTGATGCTGCTGGACGCCTGCGGCCGGCACGTGACGGGCGGGGAGCGGACGGGCGGCACGCTGAGCCTGCTGCGCGGCAACGAGCCGTACAAGCACCACTGGCGCCCGGAGCCGGTGGTGAACCGGCGGCTGCTGCTGGCCCGGCGGCGCACGGCACCGCTGCTGGCGGCGGCGGCCGGCGGGGACGCGGCGCGGCGGCGCGGCAAGGAGGCGCTGCGGCGGTGGCGGGAGCGCGGGGGCGGCGGCGGGCCGTGA